A window from Fusarium musae strain F31 chromosome 8, whole genome shotgun sequence encodes these proteins:
- a CDS encoding hypothetical protein (EggNog:ENOG41~CAZy:GH43), protein MLSLPSPSIILSALAALPILTSASPTGLIPAAPQFTKREITCNSNYEGYAFLYFSNRDENIYLAASNGNDALSFTELNNGKPILTSTKGDGGVRDPFILRSHEGDKFYILATDLCIGCGTSWGDAQRFGSRYLEIWESKDLITWSAQRHVEVSLDNYGNTWAPEAYYDDDLKTYVVYWASGIYDNEANPNHDPIEYQRMVYATTDDFVTFSEPKIWQDEPPNGRIDSTVIKEDGLYYRFTKATINGCADIVQESSPSLTAGLDDWHQIASCIGKNAGTQEVEGPSIFKTNCKDVNGARYILLADEFGGNGYVPLESTDLAGGKWTLRTGYKYPESPRHGTIIPLTLEELEGIQKAFANTA, encoded by the coding sequence ATGTTATCTTTGCCGAGCCCATCCATCATTCTTAGCGCTTTGGCGGCGTTGCCAATCCTCACCTCTGCGTCTCCTACCGGTCTAATACCAGCTGCACCGCAATTTACCAAGAGGGAGATTACTTGCAATTCCAACTATGAAGGCTACGCCTTTCTATACTTTAGCAACCGAGATGAAAACATTTATCTTGCTGCCAGTAACGGAAACGACGCCTTGTCCTTCACCGAGTTAAACAATGGCAAGCCCATATTGACATCCACAAAAGGAGACGGTGGAGTTCGAGATCCCTTCATCTTGAGGTCACACGAGGGAGACAAATTCTACATCCTCGCGACTGATCTTTGCATCGGCTGCGGCACGAGCTGGGGAGATGCTCAACGCTTTGGTAGCCGATATCTCGAGATCTGGGAGTCAAAGGACCTCATCACGTGGAGTGCCCAGCGCCATGTTGAGGTTTCTCTAGATAACTACGGCAATACCTGGGCACCTGAGGCTTACTATGATGACGACCTCAAAACCTATGTTGTATACTGGGCGTCTGGAATCTATGACAATGAAGCAAATCCCAATCATGATCCGATTGAGTACCAGCGTATGGTATATGCTACAACGGATGACTTTGTAACGTTCAGCGAGCCGAAGATCTGGCAAGATGAACCGCCGAATGGCCGGATTGACTCCACCGTTATCAAGGAGGACGGCCTCTATTATCGTTTCACAAAGGCTACCATCAATGGCTGTGCGGATATCGTACAGGAAAGTAGTCCGTCGCTGACTGCAGGGTTAGACGATTGGCATCAGATAGCAAGTTGTATCGGAAAGAACGCGGGAACGCAAGAGGTAGAGGGCCCTTCAATCTTCAAGACAAACTGCAAGGATGTCAATGGTGCAAGATATATCCTTCTGGCTGATGAATTTGGCGGCAATGGTTATGTGCCACTAGAGTCGACTGATCTCGCTGGTGGGAAGTGGACACTCCGCACGGGGTACAAGTACCCCGAGTCTCCTCGTCACGGCACCATCATCCCCCTGACTTTGGAGGAGCTGGAAGGTATCCAGAAGGCCTTTGCCAATACGGCTTGA